Proteins from one Drosophila gunungcola strain Sukarami chromosome 3R, Dgunungcola_SK_2, whole genome shotgun sequence genomic window:
- the LOC128252213 gene encoding serine/arginine repetitive matrix protein 2 isoform X7, whose protein sequence is MRFSLSPPPQKAISSARLTSPTGNNRSPSSTSTSTSIITMLARNGGGHGTSPTASGSGSGHATAAPAAADDEATSDYNQWLHAMKLVARLPGGTPPEFRRKLWLSLADKYLKSKNVDWAQQREKCFCEEWREDDEELGIQIVKDLHRTGSNLCTGPAGSINQAKLKRILLGYARYNPEVGYCQGFNMLGALILQVMDKEEEESMKVMIYLVEGVLPTGYFCGSMGGLQADMGVFRELMQTRLPRLAKHLQRLQGPVENAFEPPLTNVFTMQWFLTMFCTCLPMSCVLRVWDLVLIEGSDVLLRTALVLWSLLEERVLSVRSADEFYGKMGSYSSELLNGHLVDSNGLIERVVKLGAIADLRQLRDKHLYNIAPLRNKQGLQLYYDDEDTHSDEERMAVATVFGLNWGRRGSVGPAAAATGKQQVEQKDRLALDISLLKKQYDRLRERQKQAHVILTTACSTAARQGSGPASSSQTAVQVNQLLLGRPAIVTNKGKRVGAPLGAIPPARKPSLPAVLHTKPASEKQLRRGETLLWRDTDTSRRRRDSLTWKEIKADRAAMVREGIDVGTVKTQKLRTRFGKSDSSSYSEDSDGEQEAGAGEGSSTDTSLCDDDDPKSTEKSPKHKAKLARKLKEQKQLSGSRDASLERQRPKSWAPSSHEIPFMLMGTDSGDEKEPAVKEEADPVDLGEDSATESGRFGFDKELDLVSYKLEPLNMQSATEIPISPIGTPNMKSEADEDVLEEQKSFDVSDNGVTNEYFERVNSVERPNRLELSYSLNEEETDTSAIYLEEREKVEGHSGDREYQSLPPFPTRAEDDSVQVAGKVPQIRDDNIPGENKDDYKELLSMTIEKSTGYVPPPPTAGLLSNATRKRRDPRRKTLTRSSTIEIEERYQALERRISQDQPNGDRQSKYIPSTAALEERFNTLEKQLSAEKQRKELGEMDSDYPNKSERIPSTADLETRFNSLTKQMSSSESSAKAPIDLKDEGPPGGSRSKEQNDSEKTSKLQNSEDIESDTKETTARAETSSNKDSDDDEKGAEQPRLKKLPSTAELEDRYNALERKMSVQKSSPSKSNKEPPDEESSKVAKEPQESEKTRQKSKDSEPPAAAEDSQDSQQKRLETKISPASPNKIQDQENSSSKIESPKPKEKSVGESFKSAADSQNPVNSPTRNEKIPKTDETITKSDAERSEKPKKEEAVKKTDLDNGETKKNESDSKKVETTKSPVSETNEPDKKSDSETKSTSKESDLAKTPKKSPPSTEELEKRFNALEKQKSTTNMETNKEAEPAKSSAKNQASKVEEKAQKSMRSFDEKIKEVNTTIAKEQKKVVEEDQAEKPKINENLKTPEQKVVETEIPDESQQKGKNQRRASEPPSTEDLEKRYETLKRRMSSKNHLGTQSETVDEALERIQQEMISESVEEKKPPPTTEDLESRFEALHGGEKSTKPKHIDVAIEAHIPEPPPPPPPPKERAVLAEPVLHQQQALIEELQSKMRGQSPGEENLKPSEINPQRRQRPHHHLLQRPAPMGDETSEAPANTAYYRAANHEAWQQRMVRRFSDLPSRADLENRLQFLERQLYKKFYKQRCASDSEVASKVKSPPDDQPSTSRQARALEAEAQLEQRVLALEKQLSENSLKLLEAMRERQRSAAPRSDDSGSPRRLSTETIDATGKELVRYTQNIGELEEVDANKPINISINIKMLLNKESGEPKPPKGESKPTTEDLTRRLEQLEQQLLEERAKNGTIPAENELPEAKPEKPEDSDTCKKQEKNCHNLHVKSDEAEKLEEPLVRKTEPEAAKETKTLQNEEKAQARAKELVTENLGEEEKTVAEVKPVKEIAIVKPKSPIKEKSKDDTKTETGSSKAEFTKEISSQINPDLEKTSATDSKPKEAPSQDVPSNKVDNVKKEDSKSKEKPSPNKHENANVETIKTKETTAAAIPTSKESDKQLPEKKETSNDSSAKEIPDKMVINATDLGPVDANSKTVVLLMDNEPRASKVRRLTRANTEELEDLFQALEKQLNDRNLIKSEDGRLIRADSSKPSAEQVEQAQAICDLTKEIEDFTSAKPEEKPKPKEPAKEDKPKAEEPEDYDWGPNTVKHHLKRRTVHLPSTKELESRFRSLERQIKLLEDVEKIDVEQRLNEIERKIKLQYSLSHETDLNKYLELCEGKGLDDDEALPLETPTKAEETATVRDRSRSPGRKVASKSPYTSPSRNAASKSPYTSPSRKAATKSPYTSPSRKSAKSPYTSPSRHRQRSPSPTRSPKRKPKRSPYTSPLRRKPHPNDLPISDDLEYKYRVLDLVRSKSKENLAKRMNDPNRKPAIHPLEMILSPSPDDSAIPTTGELEHRIRVLDGKLKSPAKTRPKSRSRSPTIDDIKRQKMRDEQKPRTPVHNLERIVSSPGRPEPPTAEELEERIRILEQEHKFDFKTQKDYKAFNQKLKDVISPSISFEEFRAAKSREQSPRRQGATTPKSALRRDDFDEGYSGSTTHYRPTSPKVIRFRDEDEDEDQFKEAPRSKSRHNSDRMVGRTNEVLDYQPSATRSYASSSEGLDALGSRLMRETSPITRTGTHTGVPLRTGENINDRLSSIKNSIKSIDSLCEEKPYQKEKCQRYIDSLFSDSLHFASKKSSMEDLSLSRSLSRSESRGRSIHRSGDYAPSIRITSEHRSLGSAESRRSPLGTRDRDTSPLHHRSHREVSRELSPQRRRRLEEEDEERKDRESSRVRRDNLLPNYFADNRSELSSGSSLTGFNHKVDRQLEETCAKYADDARRSACRTPLSHPYESRTTATHLHHTDPVQIRAAATGSGSGSGTSAVDSFPRPVSPYRQPYDPHHHRSPGGAGGTPLYQPGKLEIRHTTVTSTFYDRFLTEKQIERQTHSRPPSRSPVVSPSVPAKSYGDLGTTTPATSSTTASSTSSFMSSSYAGPSFSLPSGSNYSYLGTSSITPRASCSDLRSTTIVTGTATSITPTTSTTSSYVPYNFSSSFTSRFSEPTTTCSASVVSTSSLTHSTGVYNPMMSFTLREPLSGSSLGGSSASPLLPFQFNRTFTSNFDKEQNKQ, encoded by the exons ATGCGTTTTAGCCTCTCGCCACCGCCACAGAAAGCCATTAGCAGTGCCCGCCTAACCTCGCCCACCGGCAACAATAGGAGCcccagcagcaccagcaccagcaccagcatcaTCACAATGCTGGCCCGCAATGGCGGAGGTCACGGCACCAGCCCCACCGcctccggatccggatccggccACGCCACCGCCGCCCCCGCTGCCGCCGACGACGAAGCCACCTCGGACTACAACCAGTGGCTGCATGCCATGAAGCTGGTGGCCCGCCTGCCCGGAGGCACTCCACCCGAGTTCCGACGCAAG TTGTGGCTCTCGCTGGCGGACAAGTACCTCAAGTCGAAGAACGTGGACTGGGCGCAGCAGCGCGAGAAGTGCTTCTGCGAGGAGTGGCGcgaggacgacgaggagcTGGGAATCCAAATCGTCAAG GATCTGCATCGCACTGGCTCGAATCTGTGCACCGGCCCCGCGGGCTCCATAAACCAGGCCAAGCTGAAGCGCATCCTGCTCGGCTATGCGCGCTACAACCCCGAGGTGGGCTATTGCCAG GGCTTCAACATGCTGGGCGCCCTCATACTGCAGGTGATGgacaaggaggaggaggagtccATGAAGGTCATGATTTATTTGGTGGAGGGCGTGCTGCCCACGGGCTACTTCTGCGGCTCAATGGGCGGCCTGCAGGCGGACATGGGCGTCTTCCGGGAGCTGATGCAGACGCGACTGCCGCGTCTGGCGAAGCACCTGCAGCGACTGCAGGGACCAGTGGAGAACGCCTTCGAGCCGCCGCTGACCAATGTCTTCACTATGCAGTGGTTCCTCACCATGTTCTGCACCTGCCTGCCCATGTCCTGCGTCCTGCGCGTCTGGGACCTGGTGCTCATCGAGGGCAGCGATGTCCTGCTGCGAACCGCCCTCGTCCTCTGGAGTTTGCTCGAAGA GCGTGTACTCAGTGTCCGATCTGCGGATGAGTTCTATGGCAAGATGGGATCCTACTCCAGTGAGCTTTTAAATGGACATCTGGTGGACTCGAATGGACTTATTGAGCGTGTGGTGAAGCTAGGAGCCATTGCGGACCTGAGGCAGCTGAGGGATAAGCACCTCTACAACATAGCCCCTCTGCGTAACAAGCAGGGATTGCA GCTATACTACGACGACGAGGACACCCATTCGGATGAGGAGCGCATGGCGGTGGCCACCGTTTTTGGCTTGAATTGGGGCAGACGTGGATCTGTGGgtccggcggcggcggcgactGGCAAACAGCAAGTGGAGCAGAAGGACCGCCTGGCCTTGGACATATCCCTGCTGAAGAAGCAGTATGATCGGCTGAGGGAGCGCCAGAAGCAGGCTCATGTCATCCTAACCACAGCCTGCTCCACGGCGGCCCGTCAAGGATCTGGTCCGGCGAGCAGTTCCCAGACGGCTGTGCAAGTGAATCAATTGCTTCTCGGGCGCCCGGCCATCGTGACCAACAAGGGGAAACGGGTTGGAGCCCCGTTGGGCGCCATTCCGCCCGCTCGAAAGCCCTCTCTTCCGGCAGTGCTTCACACCAAACCCGCCTCAGAAAAGCAGCTGAGAAGGGGTGAGACCCTGCTCTGGCGGGATACCGACACCAGCCGAAGGCGACGGGACAGTCTGACCTGGAAGGAGATCAAGGCGGATCGGGCGGCCATGGTGCGGGAGGGCATTGATGTGGGCACTGTAAAGACCCAGAAGCTGCGCACGCGTTTCGGCAAGAGCGACAGCTCCTCCTACAGCGAGGACAGCGATGGAGAGCAGGAGGCCGGGGCAGGAGAAGGCTCTAGCACGGACACCAGCCTCTGCGACGATGACGACCCAAAGTCCACTGAGAAAAGTCCCAAGCACAAGGCGAAGCTGGCTCGCAAGCTCAAGGAGCAGAAGCAGCTGAGCGGCTCCAGGGATGCGAGCTTGGAGCGACAGCGACCCAAGTCCTGGGCTCCCAGCAGCCACGAGATTCCCTTCATGCTGATGGGCACGGACAGTGGCGATGAGAAGGAGCCGGCCGTCAAGGAGGAGGCGGATCCTGTAGATCTGGGCGAGGACAGTGCCACGGAAAGCGGACGTTTTGGCTTTGACAAGGAACTGGATTTGGTCAGCTACAAGCTAGAGCCGCTCAATATGCAAAGCGCAACCGAGATCCCAATTAGTCCCATTGGCACACCAAACATGAAAAGTGAAGCCGATGAAGACGTGCTGGAAGAGCAAAAGAGTTTCGATGTGAGCGACAATGGGGTTACCAATGAGTACTTCGAAAGGGTAAATAGTGTGGAACGACCCAATCGTTTGGAGTTATCCTACTCGCTGAACGAAGAAGAAACAGATACTAGTGCAATTTACCTGGAGGAAAGGGAGAAGGTCGAGGGTCACAGTGGAGACAGGGAGTACCAATCGTTGCCCCCTTTCCCCACAAGAGCGGAGGACGACAGTGTACAGGTGGCTGGTAAAGTGCCTCAGATTCGGGACGACAACATTCCAGGTGAGAACAAGGACGACTACAAAGAGCTCCTGAGTATGACGATAGAGAAAAGTACAGGGTATGTACCACCACCCCCAACAGCTGGTTTATTAAGCAATGCCACACGCAAGAGAAGGGATCCGAGGCGCAAAACGCTGACTCGTTCATCGACCATTGAGATCGAGGAACGCTATCAGGCTCTAGAACGAAGGATCAGCCAGGATCAGCCGAATGGTGACAGGCAGTCCAAATACATTCCCAGCACCGCTGCTCTGGAGGAGCGTTTCAACACCCTTGAAAAACAACTAAGTGCCGAGAAGCAGCGCAAAGAGCTAGGCGAAATGGATTCTGACTATCCGAATAAGTCCGAGCGAATTCCCTCCACCGCCGATCTCGAAACACGTTTCAATTCcttaacaaaacaaatgagCTCCAGTGAATCTAGTGCCAAGGCTCCCATTGATCTTAAGGATGAAGGTCCGCCAGGTGGCAGCAGATCCAAGGAGCAAAATGATAGCGAGAAAACCAGCAAGCTGCAAAACTCCGAGGATATCGAATCTGACACAAAGGAAACCACAGCAAGGGCCGAAACCAGCAGTAACAAGGACTCCGATGACGATGAAAAGGGAGCCGAGCAGCCACGCCTCAAAAAACTTCCATCAACTGCGGAGCTGGAAGATCGTTACAATGCCCTCGAGCGCAAGATGAGCGTACAGAAAAGCAGCCCATCCAAAAGTAACAAAGAACCACCCGATGAAGAGTCGTCCAAAGTAGCAAAAGAGCCACAAGAGTCCGAAAAGACAAGGCAGAAGTCCAAAGACAGTGAACCACCCGCTGCTGCAGAGGATTCCCAAGATAGTCAACAGAAAAGGCTTGAAACTAAGATAAGTCCTGCATCACCAAACAAAATCCAGGATCAGGAAAATAGCTCTAGTAAAATTGAGTCCCCTAAACCTAAAGAAAAGTCTGTAGGCGAAAGCTTCAAATCAGCAGCGGATTCCCAAAATCCAGTAAATTCACCAACTAGAAATGAAAAGATACCGAAAACTGATGAAACCATTACGAAATCTGATGCAGAACGAAGTgagaaaccaaaaaaagagGAAGCTGTTAAGAAAACCGATTTAGATAATGGCGAAACCAAGAAGAATGAAAGTGATTCCAAAAAGGTTGAAACCACAAAGTCACCTGTTTCAGAAACTAATGAACCTGATAAAAAGTCTGATTCAGAAACCAAATCAACAAGTAAAGAATCGGATTTGGCAAAGACGCCCAAAAAATCTCCGCCCTCCACAGAGGAACTGGAAAAACGTTTCAATGCCTTGGAAAAGCAAAAGAGCACTACCAATATGGAAACCAACAAAGAGGCTGAGCCAGCAAAGTCATCGGCAAAAAATCAAGCATCAAAAGTCGAAGAAAAGGCACAAAAGTCCATGCGATCTTTCGATGAAAAGATTAAGGAAGTTAATACCACAATAGCTAAAGAGCAGAAGAAAGTTGTGGAGGAAGATCAAGCGGAGAAGCCAAAAATTAACGAGAACTTGAAGACACCCGAACAAAAAGTTGTGGAAACTGAGATACCAGATGAATCGCAGCAAAAGGGCAAAAACCAGAGGAGAGCTTCCGAACCGCCATCCACGGAGGATCTGGAAAAGCGCTACGAAACTTTGAAACGTCGCATGAGTAGCAAAAATCATTTGGGCACTCAAAGCGAAACTGTTGATGAAGCACTCGAAAGGATTCAACAGGAGATGATCTCGGAGTCAGTGGAGGAGAAGAAGCCTCCGCCGACGACAGAGGATCTGGAGAGTCGCTTTGAGGCACTGCATGGGGGTGAGAAGAGCACCAAGCCCAAGCACATCGATGTGGCCATCGAGGCGCACATTCCAGAGCCCCCTCCACCGCCTCCGCCACCGAAGGAGCGTGCCGTCCTGGCCGAACCCGTGCTCCACCAACAACAGGCTCTGATCGAGGAGCTGCAGAGCAAGATGCGCGGCCAATCACCCGGCGAGGAGAACCTCAAGCCCAGCGAGATAAATCCGCAAAGGAGGCAGCGGCCACATCATCATCTGCTCCAACGACCCGCGCCCATGGGCGATGAGACCTCGGAAGCACCTGCAAACACGGCTTACTACAGAGCGGCAAACCATGAGGCCTGGCAGCAGCGCATGGTGCGTCGGTTCTCTGATTTACCCTCCCGGGCCGATCTGGAGAACCGATTGCAGTTCCTGGAGAGGCAACTCTACAAGAAGTTCTACAAGCAGCGCTGTGCAAGTGATTCCGAAGTTGCATCGAAGGTCAAGTCCCCGCCCGATGACCAGCCCAGCACCTCCCGTCAGGCCCGAGCCTTGGAGGCCGAGGCTCAGCTGGAGCAGCGTGTCCTGGCGCTGGAAAAGCAGCTGAGCGAGAACAGTCTCAAGCTGCTGGAGGCGATGAGGGAGCGTCAGAGGTCAGCGGCTCCCCGCAGCGATGACAGTGGCTCACCAAGGCGACTGAGCACGGAAACGATCGACGCCACTGGCAAGGAGCTCGTTCGATACACCCAGAACATTGGCGAGCTGGAGGAAGTGGACGCCAACAAGCCCATCAACATCAGCATCAACATCAAAATGCTGCTCAACAAGGAGAGTGGTGAGCCCAAGCCGCCGAAGGGTGAGTCCAAGCCCACAACCGAAGATCTGACGCGTCGCCTGGAGCAATTGGAGCAGCAACTGTTGGAGGAGCGGGCCAAAAATGGCACTATACCTGCTGAGAATGAACTGCCGGAGGCGAAACCAGAAAAACCAGAGGATAGTGACACCTGCAAAAAGCAGGAGAAAAACTGCCACAATCTCCATGTGAAAAGCGACGAAGCTGAGAAATTGGAAGAGCCGCTTGTCAGAAAAACTGAACCGGAGGCGGCAAAGGAAACCAAGACTCTGCAAAACGAAGAGAAAGCTCAGGCTCGAGCCAAAGAGTTGGTTACTGAAAACCTTGGCGAGGAAGAAAAAACAGTTGCTGAAGTAAAGCCAGTCAAAGAGATAGCCATAGTGAAACCCAAGTCTCctataaaagaaaaatcaaaggaTGATACTAAAACGGAAACGGGGTCAAGTAAGGCTGAATTCACCAAGGAAATATCCTCACAAATAAATCCTGATTTGGAAAAAACTTCAGCCACTGATTCCAAACCCAAGGAAGCCCCTTCCCAAGATGTTCCCTCCAATAAAGTGGACAATGTCAAAAAGGAGGACTCCAAGTCCAAGGAAAAGCCATCGCCAAATAAAcatgaaaatgcaaatgttgaaacaatcaaaacaaaggaaaccACTGCAGCAGCAATCCCGACCAGTAAAGAATCAGACAAGCAActgccagaaaaaaaagaaactagCAACGATTCTTCGGCAAAAGAAATACCCGACAAAATGGTGATCAATGCCACCGATCTTGGACCAGTGGACGCAAATAGCAAAACTGTAGTGCTCCTCATGGACAACGAGCCCAGAGCTTCAAAGGTGAGGCGATTGACTAGAGCCAACACTGAGGAACTGGAAGATCTATTCCAGGCTCTAGAAAAGCAGCTCAATGATCGTAATCTCATCAAATCCGAAGATGGTCGCCTGATACGAGCCGATAGCAGCAAGCCAAGTGCCGAGCAAGTGGAGCAGGCTCAAGCTATTTGTGATCTCACCAAGGAAATCGAGGATTTCACTAGCGCCAAGCCGGAGGAGAAGCCGAAGCCAAAGGAGCCCGCAAAAGAGGACAAGCCAAAGGCTGAAGAGCCGGAGGACTACGACTGGGGACCCAACACTGTGAAACATCACCTAAAACGTAGAACAGTCCACCTGCCTTCCACCAAAGAGCTGGAATCGCGCTTCCGCTCCTTGGAACGTCAAATCAAACTGCTGGAGGATGTGGAAAAAATCGATGTCGAGCAGCGATTGAATGAGATCGAACGGAAAATAAAGCTGCAGTATTCGCTTTCCCACGAAACGGATTTGAACAAGTACTTGGAGCTTTGTGAGGGCAAGGGTCTGGATGACGATGAGGCATTGCCTTTGGAAACCCCCACAAAAGCGGAGGAAACTGCAACGGTCAGAGATCGTTCGCGCAGTCCTGGACGCAAGGTGGCCAGTAAATCCCCGTATACATCTCCTTCTCGCAATGCTGCCTCTAAATCTCCCTACACATCTCCTTCCCGGAAGGCTGCTACTAAATCTCCTTACACCTCTCCTTCGCGAAAGTCAGCCAAGTCGCCTTACACTTCGCCCTCCAGACATCGACAGAGATCACCTTCTCCAACGCGCTCACCCAAAAGAAAGCCCAAGAGGAGTCCCTACACCTCTCCACTTCGTCGCAAGCCGCATCCCAACGACCTTCCAATCTCCGATGACCTGGAGTACAAATATCGGGTACTGGATTTGGTAAGATCCAAGTCCAAGGAAAACTTGGCCAAGCGAATGAACGACCCCAACAGGAAGCCGGCCATTCATCCTCTCGAAATGATACTTAGCCCCAGTCCGGATGACAGTGCAATACCCACAACAGGAGAACTGGAGCACAGGATACGAGTACTCGATGGCAAGCTCAAGTCGCCGGCCAAAACCCGACCCAAGTCTCGCTCCCGATCGCCCACCATCGATGATATAAAGCGCCAGAAGATGCGCGATGAGCAAAAGCCCAGGACACCGGTGCATAATCTGGAGAGAATAGTCAGTTCTCCTGGCAGACCAGAACCACCCACTGCCGAGGAGCTCGAGGAGCGCATACGCATCCTGGAGCAGGAACACAAGTTCGACTTCAAGACCCAGAAGGACTACAAGGCATTCAATCAAAAGCTCAAGGACGTCATCTCACCCTCGATCTCCTTCGAGGAATTCCGGGCCGCCAAGTCACGGGAGCAAAGTCCCCGCCGCCAAGGAGCCACTACGCCCAAGTCTGCCCTACGTCGTGACGATTTCGATGAGGGGTACTCGGGCAGCACCACCCACTACCGCCCCACCAGCCCCAAGGTGATTCGGTTCCGGGACGAGGACGAAGATGAGGACCAGTTCAAGGAGGCGCCCAGGTCGAAGTCGCGCCACAACAGCGATCGAATGGTGGGCAGAACTAATGAGGTTTTGGACT ATCAACCATCGGCCACGCGCAGCTACGCCAGCAGCTCGGAGGGTCTGGACGCCTTGGGTAGTCGCCTCATGAGG GAGACCTCCCCGATTACCCGAACTGGGACCCACACGGGCGTACCGCTGCGAACGGGGGAGAACATCAACGACCGCCTGAGCTCCATCAAGAACTCGATCAAATCGATCGACAGCCTGTGCGAGGAGAAGCCCTACCAGAAGGAGAAGTGCCAGCGGTACATCGACTCGCTCTTCTCGGACTCGCTGCACTTCGCCAGCAAGAAGAGCTCCATGGAGGATCTCAGCCTGAGCAGGAGTCTGAGTCGCAGCGAGAGCAGGGGAAGAAGTATTCACCGATCCGGGGACTATGCTCCCTCCATTAGGATCACCTCCGAGCATCGGTCCTTGGGGTCGGCAGAGTCGCGAAGGAGTCCGTTGGGCACTAGGGATAGGGATACGAGTCCCCTGCACCACCGATCGCACAGGGAGGTGAGCAGGGAGCTGTCCCCGCAGCGGAGGAGGCgtctggaggaggaggacgaggagcgTAAGGATCGGGAGAGCAGTAGGGTAAGACGTGATAACTTGTTGCCAAATTATTTTGCTGATAATCGTAGCGAACTAAGTAGCGGGAGTAGTTTAACCGGGTTTAACCACAAAGTAGATAGACAACTAGAAGAGACGTGCGCCAAGTACGCGGACGATGCCCGACGCTCGGCCTGTCGCACACCGCTGAGCCACCCGTACGAGTCCCGCACCACAGCCACACACCTCCACCACACAGATCCAGTCCAGATCCGAGCCGCCGCcacgggatcgggatcgggctCGGGCACCAGTGCAGTCGATAGTTTCCCCCGGCCCGTGTCGCCCTACCGCCAGCCGTACGATCCCCACCACCACAGATCCCCAGGTGGTGCCGGCGGCACACCCCTCTACCAGCCCGGCAAGCTGGAGATCCGCCACACCACCGTGACCTCGACCTTCTACGATCGGTTCCTCACCGAGAAGCAGATCGAGCGGCAGACTCACTCCCGTCCGCCCAGCCGCTCGCCAGTGGTTTCGCCCTCGGTGCCAGCCAAGAGCTACGGGGACTTGGGCACCACCACTCCAGCCACATCCAGCACCACCGCTTCGAGCACCTCCTCATTCATGTCCAGCAGCTATGCGGGCCCCTCCTTTTCGCTGCCCTCGGGCAGCAACTACTCCTATCTGGGCACCTCCTCCATTACGCCCAGGGCCAGTTGCTCAGACCTTCGCTCCACAACCATAGTCACAGGCACCGCCACATCCATAACccccaccaccagcaccacttCTTCTTACGTGCCGTACAACTTCAGCAGCTCCTTCACCTCTCGCTTCAGCGAACCCACTACCACTTGCTCGGCGAGCGTAGTGAGTACCAGTTCCCTCACCCATTCCACCGGGGTCTACAATCCCATGATGTCGTTCACTCTGAGGGAACCACTTAGCGGCAGTTCCCTGGGTGGTTCAAGTGCCTCCCCCCTGCTTCCCTTTCAGTTTAACAGAACTTTCACCTCCAACTTCGACAAGGAGCAGAACAAACAATAG